One genomic segment of Hymenobacter psoromatis includes these proteins:
- a CDS encoding helix-turn-helix transcriptional regulator, whose translation MSALPTTALIAAPPTLFRQGLMALLREHWPQLLFTLTADASQVAELVAHHAFGLLVLDGTLPGLALPALLARLHQTRPTQRLVVLADQRPLLERGVPLPWPGTRLVVPSQVAPPALATALAPWLDVLFGATARPGPAPTPPATGYFSRRELEVLRLVVADNCNEEIADRLCLSVRTVESHRRMLLQKAGTRTLVGLAARAVREGWVA comes from the coding sequence ATGAGCGCGCTCCCCACCACCGCCCTCATCGCGGCCCCGCCTACCCTGTTTCGGCAGGGCTTAATGGCGCTGCTGCGCGAACACTGGCCCCAACTACTCTTCACTCTTACCGCCGATGCCTCACAGGTAGCCGAACTGGTGGCGCACCACGCCTTTGGACTGCTGGTGTTGGATGGCACGCTGCCGGGCCTGGCGCTGCCCGCACTGCTGGCGCGGCTGCACCAGACCCGGCCCACCCAGCGCTTGGTGGTACTGGCCGACCAGCGCCCGCTGCTGGAGCGCGGGGTGCCGTTGCCGTGGCCGGGTACGCGGCTGGTGGTGCCCAGCCAGGTAGCGCCCCCGGCGCTGGCTACGGCCCTGGCCCCGTGGCTGGATGTGCTGTTTGGGGCCACGGCCCGGCCCGGCCCGGCCCCTACCCCCCCGGCGACCGGCTACTTCAGCCGGCGCGAGCTGGAGGTGTTGCGCCTGGTAGTGGCGGATAATTGTAACGAGGAAATCGCCGACCGCCTGTGCCTGAGCGTGCGCACCGTGGAAAGCCACCGCCGCATGCTGCTCCAAAAGGCCGGCACCCGCACGCTGGTGGGCCTGGCTGCCCGCGCCGTGCGCGAGGGCTGGGTGGCCTGA
- the ettA gene encoding energy-dependent translational throttle protein EttA, whose product MSDQPTIIFSMAGVSKIYPPQKQVLKNIYLSFFYGAKIGVLGLNGSGKSSLLKIIAGVDKQFQGEVVFSPGYSVGYLEQEPQLDPAKTVLEVVQEGAAETVALLKEYDEINEAFGAEDADFDKLLERQGTVQERLDQLDAWNLDSKLERAMDALRTPPQEAIIGTLSGGEKRRVALCRLLLQEPDVLLLDEPTNHLDAESVLWLEQHLQQYKGTVIAVTHDRYFLDNVAGWILELDRGTGIPWKGNYSSWLEQKTDRLAKEENTESKRAKTLQRELEWVRMSPKARQSKGKARLANYDKLASEEAKDKEQKLELFIPDGPRLGAQVIEAEHLRKAFGDKLLFENLSFSLPQGGIVGIIGPNGAGKTTLFRMITDQMKPDAGTFEVGPTVQTAYIDQQHDSLDPSKSVFDTITGGTETMLLAGRPVNSRAYVSKFNFGGGDQEKKVGTLSGGEKNRVHLAMTLKQGANLLLLDEPTNDLDVNAIRALEDALENFAGCAVIISHDRWFLDRLATHILAFEGDSEVVWFEGNFSDYEEAKRKRLGDVEPKRVRYKKLG is encoded by the coding sequence ATGTCCGACCAGCCCACTATCATCTTCAGCATGGCTGGGGTAAGCAAGATTTACCCGCCGCAGAAGCAGGTTCTCAAAAATATCTACCTCTCGTTTTTCTATGGGGCCAAAATCGGCGTGCTCGGCCTCAACGGCTCGGGCAAGTCGAGCCTCTTGAAAATTATTGCGGGGGTAGACAAGCAGTTTCAGGGTGAAGTCGTGTTTTCGCCCGGCTACTCGGTGGGCTACCTGGAGCAGGAGCCCCAGCTCGACCCCGCCAAAACCGTACTGGAAGTGGTGCAGGAAGGAGCCGCCGAAACGGTAGCCCTGCTCAAAGAATACGATGAAATAAACGAAGCCTTCGGGGCCGAAGACGCCGACTTCGACAAGCTGCTGGAGCGCCAGGGCACGGTGCAGGAGCGCCTGGACCAGCTCGACGCCTGGAACCTCGACAGCAAGCTGGAACGGGCGATGGACGCCCTGCGTACCCCGCCGCAGGAAGCCATTATCGGCACGCTCAGCGGGGGCGAGAAGCGCCGCGTGGCCCTGTGTCGCCTGCTGCTGCAAGAGCCTGACGTACTGTTGCTTGACGAGCCCACTAACCACCTCGACGCCGAAAGCGTGCTGTGGCTAGAGCAGCACTTGCAGCAGTACAAAGGCACCGTGATTGCCGTCACCCACGACCGCTATTTTCTCGATAACGTGGCCGGCTGGATTCTGGAGCTGGACCGCGGCACCGGTATTCCGTGGAAGGGTAATTACAGCTCGTGGCTGGAACAGAAAACTGACCGCCTGGCCAAGGAGGAAAACACCGAAAGCAAGCGCGCCAAAACCTTGCAGCGCGAGCTGGAATGGGTACGGATGTCGCCCAAAGCCCGTCAGAGCAAGGGCAAGGCCCGCCTCGCCAACTACGACAAGCTGGCTAGCGAAGAAGCCAAAGACAAGGAGCAGAAGCTCGAACTATTCATCCCCGATGGCCCGCGCCTGGGTGCGCAAGTTATTGAGGCCGAGCACTTGCGCAAAGCTTTTGGCGACAAGCTGCTGTTCGAGAACCTGAGCTTTTCCCTACCCCAGGGCGGCATCGTGGGTATCATCGGACCCAACGGCGCGGGCAAGACCACGCTCTTTCGGATGATAACCGACCAAATGAAGCCTGACGCCGGCACGTTCGAAGTCGGCCCCACGGTGCAAACTGCCTACATCGACCAGCAGCACGACTCGCTCGACCCCAGCAAATCGGTATTCGACACCATCACGGGCGGCACCGAAACCATGCTGCTCGCCGGCCGGCCAGTGAATTCGCGGGCCTACGTGAGCAAGTTTAACTTCGGCGGCGGCGACCAGGAAAAGAAAGTCGGCACGCTCTCGGGCGGCGAGAAAAACCGCGTACACCTAGCCATGACCCTCAAGCAGGGCGCGAATCTACTGCTGCTCGACGAGCCTACCAACGACCTGGATGTGAACGCCATCCGGGCGCTGGAAGACGCGCTGGAAAACTTCGCCGGCTGCGCCGTCATCATCAGCCACGACCGCTGGTTTCTGGACCGGCTCGCTACCCACATCCTGGCCTTCGAAGGCGACTCGGAAGTGGTGTGGTTCGAGGGTAATTTCTCGGATTACGAAGAAGCCAAGCGCAAGCGCCTCGGCGACGTGGAGCCCAAGCGGGTGCGTTATAAGAAACTGGGCTAA
- a CDS encoding DUF349 domain-containing protein, producing the protein MDIPDHPLTEARRYGYVQDGGVWLRPVLGQPARRIGQVKDTDDDALRYFGQRYEAFRAKIDELLERLQAADNQGSYLMKLLHLQEQTKQHDGLGDYEGLHRRLREAEEQLNVSVARNREKNLATKVSLIEQAEALRESVEWLSASETVKELRQAWLKTGPVDKALAPPLEERFHGAVQEFFDRRKAFQTDRKALARRTVERYRELVNQAESLKNSDQFEAVSRQLKQLQTAWRDVNGNLPKKQAAELWTRFRAANNHFFERLKTHIETQRPAEVRPGAVPGSPEESLLRKRELARRAEALIALPPNQGVTQAKALQAEWKQSGAVRGPESDQLWQRFMLACDKVFEMSALDYYLRKRQAEGSPPLSPDERAQTATVALRKFIESDRQELAALRDNLSKLNNSAANDQFRQLLQGKIRTFERKIQTKTELITLFQLSTGS; encoded by the coding sequence ATGGACATTCCCGACCACCCGCTCACGGAAGCTCGCCGCTATGGCTACGTGCAGGACGGGGGCGTTTGGCTGCGCCCGGTTTTGGGCCAGCCGGCCCGCCGCATCGGCCAGGTTAAAGACACGGACGATGACGCGCTGCGCTACTTTGGCCAGCGCTACGAGGCTTTTCGGGCAAAGATTGATGAGCTGCTAGAACGCCTGCAAGCTGCTGACAACCAAGGCTCTTACCTGATGAAGCTGCTGCACCTGCAGGAGCAGACCAAGCAGCACGACGGCCTGGGCGACTACGAGGGCCTGCACCGCCGCCTGCGCGAGGCCGAGGAGCAGCTCAACGTGTCGGTGGCCCGCAACCGCGAAAAAAACCTGGCCACCAAAGTCAGCCTCATCGAGCAGGCTGAGGCCCTGCGCGAAAGCGTGGAGTGGCTGTCGGCCAGCGAAACCGTGAAGGAATTGCGCCAAGCCTGGCTTAAAACCGGGCCCGTGGACAAGGCCCTGGCCCCGCCGCTCGAAGAGCGCTTTCACGGGGCAGTGCAGGAATTCTTTGACCGCCGCAAAGCCTTCCAGACCGACCGCAAGGCGCTGGCGCGCCGCACCGTGGAGCGCTACCGCGAGCTGGTGAACCAGGCCGAAAGCCTCAAGAACTCCGACCAGTTCGAAGCCGTGTCGCGGCAGCTTAAGCAGCTGCAAACGGCCTGGCGCGACGTGAATGGCAACCTGCCCAAAAAGCAGGCGGCCGAGCTGTGGACCCGATTTCGGGCGGCTAACAACCACTTTTTTGAGCGCCTCAAAACGCACATCGAAACCCAGCGCCCCGCCGAGGTGCGCCCCGGTGCCGTGCCCGGCTCACCCGAGGAAAGCCTGCTGCGCAAGCGCGAGCTGGCCCGCCGCGCCGAGGCCCTCATTGCCCTACCCCCCAACCAGGGCGTGACGCAGGCCAAAGCCCTGCAAGCCGAGTGGAAGCAAAGCGGCGCGGTGCGTGGCCCCGAGTCGGACCAGCTGTGGCAGCGCTTCATGCTGGCCTGCGACAAGGTATTTGAGATGAGTGCCCTCGACTACTACCTGCGCAAGCGCCAGGCTGAGGGCAGCCCGCCGCTGAGCCCCGACGAGCGCGCCCAGACCGCTACGGTGGCCTTGCGCAAGTTTATTGAGAGCGACCGCCAGGAGCTAGCCGCGCTGCGCGATAACCTGAGCAAGCTCAACAATTCGGCAGCTAATGACCAGTTCCGGCAACTCTTGCAAGGAAAAATTCGCACCTTCGAGCGTAAGATTCAAACTAAAACCGAGCTAATTACCCTCTTTCAGCTGTCTACCGGCAGCTAA
- a CDS encoding DUF2795 domain-containing protein translates to MYWTLELASYLEDAPWPATKDELIDFSIRSGAPMEVVENLQGLEDDGQPYENIEEVWPDYPTKEDFMFNEDEY, encoded by the coding sequence ATGTACTGGACCCTCGAACTCGCCTCCTACCTGGAAGATGCGCCCTGGCCGGCCACCAAGGACGAACTCATTGACTTTTCTATTCGCTCGGGGGCCCCGATGGAGGTAGTCGAAAACCTGCAAGGGCTGGAAGATGACGGCCAGCCCTACGAAAACATCGAAGAAGTGTGGCCCGACTACCCCACCAAGGAAGACTTCATGTTCAACGAAGATGAATACTAA
- a CDS encoding lycopene cyclase family protein, whose protein sequence is MPYPPSAPLPYDYLLVGGGAAGLSLAYYLAQEPRLAEKRILLIEPEAKDRNDRTWSYWADEPTPFDKLAVGEWQHIAFRAPGFARVLNLGKYRYRTVRGLDFYQFVHQALVARPAQFTVLRGRVASLENTGVGVRARTEAGEEFIAHYAFDSRPPAITPRPGRHRYLLQHFVGWEIETTRDVFDPNVVEFMDFRGPQYHEARFMYVLPFAPRRALVEYTLFSAQVLAKAEYEAHILDYLTNTLDLAPADYRMVEEEMGAIPMTDHPLPEGVGANIINLGTRAGRAKPSTGYAFRRIQAQSARLAAALAATGRPPRDLTGDRWQFRLFDTLLLDIMQRRGETTRDIFQQLFERNPVARILRFLDEKTSWADNLRVMNSVAPGPFMRSIWHVLRGRPGNR, encoded by the coding sequence ATGCCCTACCCCCCCTCCGCGCCGCTGCCCTACGACTACCTGCTGGTGGGCGGCGGGGCGGCGGGCCTGAGCCTGGCCTATTACCTGGCTCAGGAGCCCCGCTTGGCTGAAAAGCGCATCCTGCTCATCGAGCCCGAAGCCAAGGACCGCAACGACCGCACTTGGTCGTACTGGGCCGACGAGCCTACCCCCTTCGATAAGCTGGCCGTGGGCGAATGGCAACATATCGCCTTCCGGGCTCCGGGTTTTGCGCGGGTGCTCAACTTGGGAAAGTACCGCTACCGCACCGTGCGCGGGCTCGATTTCTACCAGTTCGTGCACCAAGCACTGGTGGCGCGGCCGGCGCAGTTCACGGTGCTGCGCGGCCGGGTGGCTTCGCTCGAAAACACGGGGGTAGGGGTGCGCGCCCGCACCGAGGCTGGCGAAGAATTCATTGCTCACTACGCCTTCGACAGCCGTCCGCCGGCCATCACGCCCCGGCCCGGCCGGCACCGCTACCTGTTGCAGCATTTTGTGGGCTGGGAAATCGAAACCACCCGCGACGTATTCGACCCGAACGTGGTCGAGTTCATGGATTTTCGCGGTCCGCAGTACCACGAGGCGCGGTTCATGTACGTGCTACCTTTCGCGCCGCGCCGGGCGCTGGTCGAGTACACACTCTTCTCGGCGCAAGTTTTAGCTAAGGCCGAATACGAAGCCCATATTCTTGATTACCTGACGAATACGCTGGATTTAGCGCCAGCCGACTACCGCATGGTGGAGGAGGAAATGGGGGCTATTCCGATGACTGACCACCCGCTGCCGGAGGGGGTAGGGGCCAATATTATCAACCTGGGGACCCGCGCCGGGCGGGCCAAGCCGAGCACCGGCTACGCCTTCCGGCGCATTCAGGCGCAGTCGGCGCGGCTGGCGGCGGCGCTGGCGGCCACCGGCCGGCCGCCCCGCGACCTCACCGGCGACCGCTGGCAGTTCCGGCTTTTTGATACGCTGCTGCTCGACATTATGCAGCGCCGGGGCGAGACGACCCGCGACATTTTTCAGCAGCTTTTCGAGCGCAACCCGGTGGCCCGCATCCTGCGCTTTCTGGACGAAAAAACATCCTGGGCCGACAACCTGCGGGTGATGAACTCGGTGGCACCGGGGCCGTTTATGCGCTCCATCTGGCACGTGCTGCGCGGCCGGCCGGGGAATAGGTAG